TGAAGGGGGAATAAATAATAAATTTTCAATTTTATGTAAAGTTATGTAAAATATAGATTGAGACAATTCATATATTAGATTACTAGATTTGGAGTGGTTACATGGAGCCATTGAAAAATGAAATTCACCCTGACATGGTCAAGGTGTGGAAAACGCGTTCCTTAATTGAGCTAGGGATCAGTATTATAGTCATTTTGGCATATCTTTTCTTTATGATTAAGTTTAATTGGTGGGCTTGGATTTTCTATGTCCTCATCGGATTAACAATTGTATATACGCCGTTTGATTACTTTACGTTTCCGAAACTGCGTCAGCGTTATTATAGCTATCAATTAAATGAAGAAGAGCTTGAAATTCAGCACGGTCTTTTCGTTGTAAAGCGCGTATTAGTACCGATGATTCGTGTACAGCACGTTACAATTGAACAAGGGCCAATTATGAGAAAACATGGATTAGCAGAATTACATATTTCAACGGCAGCAACTTCTCATAGCATTCCCGGCTTAACGATGTATGAAGCTGAAATGCTGAAAACGAGAATCGCAGAATTAGCGAAAGTGAGTGATGAGGATGTATAAGAGGCAGCATCCAATCACGATGTTATTAGAATTAAAATTAACAGATTTTATACCATTAATTATTTTCATGTTTAGTTTAAACGGAAAGTTCCCATTTTGGTATTTAATTCCCGCTGGATTCGGTTTACTCACCGTTTTTTCAGCGTTTGAAAAATGGTATTACACAACATACTGGGTTGAAAATAACGTATTACATGTTAAACAAGGGCTCTTTGTGAAGAAGGAGAGCTACTTAAATAAAGAACGTGTCCAAACGATTAATACGAGTTCAGGCATGCTGTATCAAGTGTTAGGACTAAAGAAAATTAAAATTGAAACAGCTGGCGGAGGCGATGATGCAGAAGTTAGCTTAGCTGGTATTACAGTAGAAGAGGCGACTGAGCTTATTGCAATGCTAAATGAGCCAACTCCAGAAGTGAAAGCAGAAGAAACATTAGAAGAAGTAGTAGAAACAGAAATTATTACAGAGGAAAAACAAGCGACAGAGTACAAGTTAACGTGGAAAGAAATTTTATTAGCGTCTATTACATCTGGTCAATTTGGATTATTATTCTCTTTAATATTTGTCGTTTATAACCAAGTGGATGAGTACATTCCGAAATGGATAAAAAATAGCGTAGAGTCGTATGTAATGGATCATGATATATACGGCTGGATTTACATGGTAGCCATTTTGCTCGTCGTTTCTTGGATTATATCCACAATTGGATATGCGTTAAAACATGGTAATTTCACAGTAAATCGAAAAAATGATGAAGTCCGTATTTCGCAAGGATTACTTGAGAGAAAAGAACTCGTACTAAAGCTACACCGTATTCAAGGGATTTCAATAAGAGAAGGCATTTTACGCCAACCGTTCGGTTATTGTGCTGTGCAAGTAGAAGTCATTCAAAGTGAAGGAAAAGAAGAAAAAGTTACGCTACATCCTATCATTCGAAAAGATCGCGTGCAACACTTACTCGCTCATTTACAATTACCATATGAACTGAATACAAATATTATTTCATTACCAAAAGCAGCATTGCGCCGTTATTTAATTGATAGTTTCATTTTCTTCGCAATGCTAGCAATCCCGCTTACAGGAATAATCATATACTTTGGAAAGTATTTCATCATGTGGGCGTTATTACCGCTCGCTATCCTCATCTTTACACTTGGATACGCAACATTTAAAACAAACGGTTATGGTGTAACCGGAGAGCAAATTACAATGGTACATCGTAGTATTGGGAAACATACAGGACTTGTAAGAAGAAGACACGTCCAATCAATTGAAAAGACACAATCATATTTCCAGCGCCGAGCGGATTTATGTACGTATACGTTTTCTAGTGCATCATCGAATTATAAACTAGAGCATACGAGAGTAGAAGATACGGAGAGAATGCAGGATTGGTATAAGAAGAGAATAAGTGAGAAATAACCTGAAAAGGCTTGCCTAGTATGAAAGGCAGGCTTTTTTATTATAGAGAAATGAGTAGTTTACAATTGGATTAGGCTTTCTTTAGTTTAATCCATATATTAGTACAACTACAGCGCACATTTATCAATACGTATCAGAAAAAAAGGTAGCTGCTTCTATTTCAGGGAAATTCGTGGGATTTTTGATATAAATGGTATACTAGTGTAGAAATAGTATTAGGAGGTTATATATGATAAGTCAGTTGAAAAGAGAAGCACTTGATGCATTAAAAGGAAAATGGGGATTAGCGGTAGGGGCAACCTTATTACTTGGAATCCTTATTGGAGCTGTCGAACTTCTAACCACAGGTGTTTTCTCGATGTTTTGGGGCTGGAAAGAAGCAAGTGAGTCGCTTACAGTAAGTATTATTGCAATGCTTGTTATCGGTCCGTTAACAATAGGCGCCTATTATCTTGTTTTAAATGCAATCCGTGGGACTAGTGCTCGCATTGGTCATTTATTTAGATGGTTTAGTGATGGAAGTAAGCTTATGAAGTCGTTTTTAACATATTTATTAATGTATGTATACTTGATTCTATGGACATTACTTCTTATTATTCCGGGTATTATTAAATCATTTTCTTATGCTATGACGTATTTTATTTTGAATGATCATCCAGAATACACAGCGAATCAAGCAATTACCGAAAGTCGCCATATGATGAATGGACATAAAATGGATTACTTTTTATTATGCTTAAGTTTCCTTGGCTGGTTCATTTTAAGTATTCTTACGTTTGGAATCGGTTTCTTATGGTTAGCACCTTATTTCTACGCGACATCGGCAGCATTTTATGAAGAGATTTCAAAAGAATATTATAAAAAAGAAGGTACTACTTTCTAATAAACCACCTAAACCACTTATCCCCTAAAGAATATAGGGAACAGATGGTTTAGGTGTTTTGATATGTGTTCTGTTTTCGGGGTTCACTTCAGGATGAGGTATAGGTTTTTATATAGAAATTCTTCCCTCTATGTTTTATCATAGAGGGTTATTTTTTTATGTAAAAATGATAGAAAATAAAGAATAATATATGTAAAGGGAAAAGTGAGGTGAATGAGATTGAGCAAATTTTTAATTCCGTATTCATTTTCTATATTAAGTTTATTTATTTCATTAACGGTACTTGATTTATATGATAGGATGGAAAGATTTAATGAGGAGACTTCGACCATACTTGGAAATGTAATTCAAGCTACTGCGCAAATGGGAGTCCTTACATTGTATTTCGGAGTACCTATTATTTTAGGTGGATGTCTTCTTGGAGAGTTATTATTTAGAGGTATCATTTTACGATTTAAATTAAGCTATATTATATCTTTATTATTATATCTACTTTTAGCTTTTAGTATTGTTTTTATTTTTTTGTCTGTAATGGTAGGATTTCCAGCTGCATATGAAGAAGTTCGTACTCTTCAAATGATGTATTTCATGGGGATAACTATGATTTGCGCTGTTACATTCTTTGTGAACCGGAATATATGGGAGAAAAAACAAGTTAATAATGGAGTGACAAAATGAAAAAATACACGTGTCCATGCTGCGGATATAAAACATTAGAAGAAGAACCACCAGGTACATATGAAATTTGTAACATATGTTATTGGGAAGATGATCCTGTTCAGTTTAACGATCATGACTATGAAGGCGGAGCAAATAAGCCCTCGTTAAGACAAGCGCAGAAAAATTTCATTGCATTTGGTGCTTGCGAGGAATATTTCGTTGGATCAGTTAGAAAGCCGACTAGTGAAGATGTGAAGGATGCTAGTTGGAGAGAAATTTGTTAAGTGGTTTATA
This Bacillus mycoides DNA region includes the following protein-coding sequences:
- a CDS encoding DUF975 family protein, with protein sequence MISQLKREALDALKGKWGLAVGATLLLGILIGAVELLTTGVFSMFWGWKEASESLTVSIIAMLVIGPLTIGAYYLVLNAIRGTSARIGHLFRWFSDGSKLMKSFLTYLLMYVYLILWTLLLIIPGIIKSFSYAMTYFILNDHPEYTANQAITESRHMMNGHKMDYFLLCLSFLGWFILSILTFGIGFLWLAPYFYATSAAFYEEISKEYYKKEGTTF
- a CDS encoding PH domain-containing protein — translated: MYKRQHPITMLLELKLTDFIPLIIFMFSLNGKFPFWYLIPAGFGLLTVFSAFEKWYYTTYWVENNVLHVKQGLFVKKESYLNKERVQTINTSSGMLYQVLGLKKIKIETAGGGDDAEVSLAGITVEEATELIAMLNEPTPEVKAEETLEEVVETEIITEEKQATEYKLTWKEILLASITSGQFGLLFSLIFVVYNQVDEYIPKWIKNSVESYVMDHDIYGWIYMVAILLVVSWIISTIGYALKHGNFTVNRKNDEVRISQGLLERKELVLKLHRIQGISIREGILRQPFGYCAVQVEVIQSEGKEEKVTLHPIIRKDRVQHLLAHLQLPYELNTNIISLPKAALRRYLIDSFIFFAMLAIPLTGIIIYFGKYFIMWALLPLAILIFTLGYATFKTNGYGVTGEQITMVHRSIGKHTGLVRRRHVQSIEKTQSYFQRRADLCTYTFSSASSNYKLEHTRVEDTERMQDWYKKRISEK
- a CDS encoding PH domain-containing protein, which codes for MEPLKNEIHPDMVKVWKTRSLIELGISIIVILAYLFFMIKFNWWAWIFYVLIGLTIVYTPFDYFTFPKLRQRYYSYQLNEEELEIQHGLFVVKRVLVPMIRVQHVTIEQGPIMRKHGLAELHISTAATSHSIPGLTMYEAEMLKTRIAELAKVSDEDV
- a CDS encoding CPCC family cysteine-rich protein, whose amino-acid sequence is MKKYTCPCCGYKTLEEEPPGTYEICNICYWEDDPVQFNDHDYEGGANKPSLRQAQKNFIAFGACEEYFVGSVRKPTSEDVKDASWREIC